The region CCGCCTGTCCAAACCGGTTCTTGACGCTGCGCAGCAGGCGAAAGGCGCCTACAGTTTCCAGAAATACGGTGGTGTCCACGATATGTTCCATCACCTTGGGCCCAGCAACCGTGCCGTCCTTGGTCACGTGGCCTACCAGCACCGTGGCCGTGCCGGTTTCTTTGGCCGCGCGCGTCAGCATGGACGTGCCGTCGCGTACCTGGGCCACCCCTCCTGGGGCTCCCTCACCTTCCACCGTCACCGTCTGGATCGAATCCACGATACACAGGGCAGGCTTATGCTCAGCCATGAGTGCAGCCACGTGCTCGGCACGGGTATCACGCGTCAGCTGAATGTCGGCTGTGACGCCCAGACGGTCAGCCCGCAGACGGATCTGCTCGAGCGATTCCTCACCGGCCACGTACAACACGGGGCCACCTTGACGTGAGACCCGGTCGGCCACCTGAAGCAGCAGGGTACTTTTGCCGATTCCCGGCTCACCGCCTATCAGGGTGACACCACCGGCCACCAGCCCACCGCCCAGGACCCGGTCAAGCTCAGGAATACCTGTGGAGGTACGGGGTTCCTCCCGGCGCCCCACAGTGGACAGGGAGGTGAGCTTGCCGCCCACAACTCCGCCGTAGGCCCCCCCGCGTCCCTTGCCGGTCGCTACGGCAGGAGTCTCTTCTTCAAAGGAATTCCAGGCCTGGCAATTGGGGCAGCGCCCCAGAGGCTTGGCCGACTGGTAGCCGCAGCTGTTGCAGACGTAC is a window of Deinococcus deserti VCD115 DNA encoding:
- the radA gene encoding DNA repair protein RadA, with protein sequence MAKVRVGYVCNSCGYQSAKPLGRCPNCQAWNSFEEETPAVATGKGRGGAYGGVVGGKLTSLSTVGRREEPRTSTGIPELDRVLGGGLVAGGVTLIGGEPGIGKSTLLLQVADRVSRQGGPVLYVAGEESLEQIRLRADRLGVTADIQLTRDTRAEHVAALMAEHKPALCIVDSIQTVTVEGEGAPGGVAQVRDGTSMLTRAAKETGTATVLVGHVTKDGTVAGPKVMEHIVDTTVFLETVGAFRLLRSVKNRFGQAGELGVFEMRGEGLIAVDNPSAAFLAERPVGVPGSVVAATIDGQRPMLLEVQALASKTPYPNARRVVVGLDPRRVDVVLAVLERRLDLTLGGLDVYVNLAGGLKVPDPGLDLAVALAVYSAVVGRALPGNVAVFGEVGLAGEVRSTQAALRRAEEAGRAGYTRLVVPPGLDGHPGIKSVEEAVAAVWASAGASR